In the genome of Cryptomeria japonica chromosome 8, Sugi_1.0, whole genome shotgun sequence, one region contains:
- the LOC131054968 gene encoding protein SRC2 homolog: protein MAGQPRHVDVDLTVISAKDLKNVNWRYGDLRPYAVAWVDPEKKVSTQVDPEGDTKPLWNEKLTIPVTGPLEDAELTIDIVHEKPSELTKPLVGTAKVRLSEILDEVGFDQRQERTLKLKRPSGRPQGKLEIAICVREKRWPQQDYPYPQPYGTRDYAPSPAPYSSLQYPYDANPPSQHYPYAYGSNPPPQQYPYGSNPPSGYPSGPYGNPYPQQAPVSYEGSSSYGSVPAYGETEKPKSSKFGVGTGLAVGAVAGVLGGLALAEGADYVEDKIAEDVEEKIEDDYADQGDYADQGGYDDYDGGDDY from the coding sequence ATGGCAGGGCAACCAAGGCATGTAGATGTAGATCTCACAGTCATCTCTGCAAAAGATCTCAAAAATGTGAACTGGCGATACGGCGATCTGCGTCCCTATGCCGTAGCCTGGGTTGATCCAGAAAAGAAGGTTTCGACTCAGGTCGATCCAGAGGGCGACACGAAACCCTTATGGAACGAGAAGCTCACCATTCCTGTCACAGGGCCGCTGGAGGATGCCGAGCTGACGATCGATATTGTTCATGAAAAGCCCTCTGAGCTGACAAAACCCTTAGTTGGAACCGCCAAGGTTCGACTCTCAGAAATCCTGGACGAAGTGGGGTTCGACCAGAGGCAAGAACGGACCCTCAAGTTGAAGCGCCCGTCTGGCCGCCCGCAGGGTAAGCTCGAGATCGCGATCTGTGTGAGGGAAAAGCGATGGCCCCAGCAGGACTACCCTTACCCGCAGCCCTATGGCACAAGGGACTATGCCCCTTCCCCTGCCCCTTATTCATCCCTACAGTACCCATATGATGCAAATCCTCCTTCACAGCATTACCCATATGCTTATGGTTCAAACCCTCCCCCACAGCAATACCCTTATGGTAGTAACCCTCCTTCAGGGTACCCTAGTGGACCTTATGGGAACCCTTATCCACAACAGGCCCCTGTTTCTTATGAGGGTTCTTCTAGTTATGGTAGTGTGCCTGCTTATGGTGAGACTGAGAAGCCCAAGAGCAGTAAGTTTGGAGTTGGGACTGGTTTGGCTGTGGGAGCTGTGGCTGGGGTTTTGGGTGGCTTGGCTCTTGCTGAAGGAGCTGATTATGTGGAAGATAAGATTGCTGAAGATGTTGAAGAGAAGATTGAGGATGATTATGCTGATCAGGGTGATTATGCTGATCAGGGTGGTTATGATGACTATGATGGTGGTGATGACTACTGA